From one Lycium ferocissimum isolate CSIRO_LF1 chromosome 5, AGI_CSIRO_Lferr_CH_V1, whole genome shotgun sequence genomic stretch:
- the LOC132058034 gene encoding protein pleiotropic regulatory locus 1-like — MARKITSKQVWKNYRTISGHSGWVRSVAVDPSNTWFCTGSTDRTIKIWDLASGRLKVTLTGHYEQVRGLAISNRNSYMFSASDDKQVKCWDLEKNKVIHSFNGHLSGVYCLALHPTIDVLFTGGRDCVCRVWDIRSKMQIDTLSGHDNTVSSVLTRSTDPQVLTGSHDSTIKLWDIRYAKTITTLTHHKKSVRAMAQHPKEDYSFASASTDGDIKKLNLPKGEFSRNMLPEQKTIINAMVVNDEGVMATGGDDGSLWFWDWTSGYNFQQTRTMVQPGSLDSEAGIYALAFDVTGTRLISCEVDKTIKMWKQDELAT; from the coding sequence ATGGCGAGAAAAATAACAAGCAAACAAGTATGGAAAAATTACAGAACTATTAGTGGTCATTCAGGATGGGTACGATCAGTTGCAGTAGATCCTAGTAATACTTGGTTTTGTACAGGATCAACAGATCGAACTATCAAAATATGGGATTTAGCAAGTGGTAGGCTAAAAGTCACGTTAACAGGTCACTATGAACAAGTAAGAGGCCTTGCTATTAGCAATAGAAACTCGTACATGTTCTCAGCTAGTGATGACAAGCAAGTTAAATGTTGGGACCTGGAAAAAAATAAGGTAATTCACTCTTTTAATGGTCATTTAAGTGGTGTTTATTGCTTAGCTCTTCATCCCACAATTGATGTGTTATTCACAGGGGGTCGAGATTGTGTGTGTAGGGTTTGGGATATTCGAAGCAAAATGCAAATTGATACTCTGTCAGGACATGATAACACTGTTAGCTCTGTTTTGACTCGATCAACGGACCCTCAGGTCTTGACCGGCTCTCATGATTCAACTATAAAGTTGTGGGATATTAGATATGCTAAGACGATAACAACGCTTACTCATCACAAGAAATCTGTTCGAGCAATGGCTCAACATCCGAAGGAAGATTATTCTTTTGCTTCTGCATCAACTGATGGTGACATAAAAAAACTCAACCTTCCAAAAGGGGAATTTTCGCGTAATATGCTTCCAGAACAGAAGACAATAATCAACGCGATGGTGGTTAATGATGAAGGTGTAATGGCCACGGGAGGTGATGATGGGAGCTTGTGGTTTTGGGATTGGACAAGTGGTTATAATTTTCAGCAAACTCGAACTATGGTTCAACCTGGATCGTTGGATAGTGAGGCGGGTATTTATGCCCTCGCATTTGATGTAACTGGCACGAGACTtataagttgtgaagttgacaAGACCATCAAGATGTGGAAACAAGATGAACTTGCCACATAA